The following are encoded in a window of Lynx canadensis isolate LIC74 chromosome B1, mLynCan4.pri.v2, whole genome shotgun sequence genomic DNA:
- the RNF170 gene encoding E3 ubiquitin-protein ligase RNF170 isoform X2: protein MYCPICLHQASFPVETNCGHLFCGTCIIAYWRYGSWLGAISCPICRQTVTLLLTVFGENDQSQDVVSLRQDINDYNRRFSGQPRSIMERIMDLPTLLRHAFREMFSVGGLFWMFRIRIILCLMGAFFYLISPLDFVPEALFGILGFLDDFFVIFLLLIYISIMYREVITQRLNR from the exons ATGTATTGTCCAATCTGTTTACATCAAGCCTCCTTCCCTGTTGAAACAAACTGTGGACATCTTTTTTGTG gtACCTGCATTATTGCATACTGGCGATACGGTTCATGGCTTGGGGCAATCAGTTGTCCAATCTGTAGACAAACG GTAACTTTACTGCTAACAGTATTTGGTGAAAATGACCAGTCTCAGGATGTTGTATCATTGCGTCAAGATATTAATGATTATAACCGGAGATTCTCAGGGCAGCCCAGATCT attatggaaagaatTATGGATCTACCTACTTTACTGAGGCATGCATTCAGGGAAATGTTTTCAGTCGGGGGCCTTTTCTGGATGTTCCGCATCAGGATAATACTTTGTTTAATGGGAGCTTTTTTCTATCTTATATCACCTCTAGATTTTGTACCTGAAGCCTTGTTTGGAATTCTAGGCTTTCTAGATGATTTCTTTGTCATCTTTTTGTTGCTCATCTACATCTCTATTATGTATCGAGAGGTGATAACACAGAGACTAAACAGGTGA